A window of the Cicer arietinum cultivar CDC Frontier isolate Library 1 chromosome 6, Cicar.CDCFrontier_v2.0, whole genome shotgun sequence genome harbors these coding sequences:
- the LOC101499959 gene encoding G-type lectin S-receptor-like serine/threonine-protein kinase At4g03230 isoform X5 has product MRTVFLFFNLLASWVLVFSSPLNLARDTLNYGQKLVGNETIVSAGKIFELGFFSPNIAEGSKRYLGIWYHMQDVSEKQIVVWVANRDTPVDVDSIGVFQIADDGNLVVVNTSGNNKPYWSSTSNSNSSPKNRTVKLMDSGNLVLQDDDEHNRTKLWESFENPTDTFLPGMNMYNNLKLSSWRNENDPGSGNFSFEMENDNNRFIILNRTQIYWESEEYKALNFKSKFDSTYDVSAEVFNLLSNFSSLILSKPFPTKHYDNTRLFLNSKGVILWVDNLKQGELSVMWRQPKTNCSIYNICGNFTSCNDNDRMCNCLPGFYNDDMGDKVGCKRRNSASCNGTDDMTFLNLTMVKVGSPNKKFALNETDCKSLCLQMCPRCQAYSYAPPPQQRGLNLSPCWIWTHNLTTLKEDYINWDNRTLYVRVHKSDIDLRFSPNTPKKTIKGNSKSRFTLILCLTLIGVVTLICIIIFSYACRRRIAHMVRQEKESIQRNMRGRFYDSERHVKDIIDMEGLDEKDIEGIEVPYFDFESILRATNDFSDANKLGRGGYGPVYKGKLDDGQEVAVKRLSSVSSQGLQEFKNEVVLIAKLQHRNLVRLRGYCVKGEEKILLYEYMLNKSLDLFIFDSTKSVILDWQMRFDIILGIARGLLYLHQDSRLRVIHRDLKTSNILLDGEMQPKISDFGLARIFGGKEIEANTERVVGTYGYMSPEYALDGNFSTKSDIFSFGVVLLEIISGKKNTGFYRSKEISSLLGYAWSLWKEDKLQELMDLSLYDTYNENQFIKCSQIGLLCVQDEPDDRPNMSNVLTMLDNDTITLPTPKQPTFFMRKDLSSTASSSMQCDSIIQEGR; this is encoded by the exons ATGAGaactgtttttcttttcttcaaccTATTAGCTTCTTGGGTATTAGTATTCTCTTCTCCTTTGAATTTAGCAAGAGATACTTTGAACTATGGCCAGAAGTTAGTAGGCAATGAAACAATTGTTTCAGCTGGAAAAATATTTGAACTAGGCTTCTTTTCTCCAAACATCGCAGAAGGTTCAAAAAGATACTTAGGTATATGGTATCACATGCAAGATGTGTCAGAAAAACAAATAGTGGTTTGGGTTGCAAACAGAGACACTCCTGTAGATGTTGATTCCATTGGAGTTTTCCAAATAGCTGATGATGGGAATCTTGTAGTTGTTAACACATCTGGTAATAATAAACCCTACTGGTCATCCACTTCAAATTCTAATTCTTCACCAAAAAACAGGACTGTGAAACTCATGGATTCTGGTAACCTTGTGTTACAAGATGATGATGAACACAACAGAACGAAACTGTGGGAGAGCTTTGAAAATCCAACTGACACATTTCTTCCAGGCATGAATATGTATAATAATTTGAAGTTGAGCAGTTGGAGAAATGAAAACGATCCAGGAAGTGGAAATTTCAGTTTTGAGATGGAAAATGACAATAACCGTTTTATCATCCTAAACAGAACCCAAATTTATTGGGAGAGCGAAGAGTACAAGGCGTTGAATTTCAAATCAAAGTTTGATTCTACTTATGACGTCAGCGCAGaggtttttaatttgttaagcAACTTTAGTTCTCTTATACTGAGTAAACCATTTCCTACAAAACACTACGACAATACAAGATTGTTCCTCAATTCTAAAGGTGTGATACTGTGGGTGGACAATTTGAAACAAGGTGAGTTATCGGTTATGTGGAGGCAACCAAAAACCAATTGttcaatttataatatttgtgGAAACTTTACAAGTTGTAACGACAATGATAGGATGTGTAATTGTTTACCTGGATTCTACAATGATGACATGGGAGACAAGGTAGGTTGTAAGAGGAGAAACTCAGCATCGTGCAATGGAACGGATGACATGACATTCTTGAACTTGACTATGGTTAAAGTAGGAAGCCCAAACAAAAAATTCGCACTAAATGAAACTGATTGCAAGTCTTTATGCCTTCAGATGTGTCCACGGTGCCAGGCTTATTCATATGCTCCTCCTCCTCAGCAACGTGGTCTTAATCTTTCACCATGTTGGATCTGGACACATAATTTAACTACTCTTAAAGAAGACTATATTAATTGGGATAATCGTACACTTTATGTTCGAGTTCACAAATCAGACATAG ACCTTAGATTCTCTCCTAATACTCCAAAAAAGACAATAAAAGGGAACTCCAAAAGTCGATTCACTTTGATTCTTTGCTTAACTCTTATTGGCGTGGTAACTTTGATCTGCatcattatttttagttatgCATGTAGACGGAGAATAGCTCATATGGTTAGGCAAG AAAAGGAAAGCATACAAAGAAATATGAGAGGGAGATTTTATGACAGTGAAAGACATGTGAAGGACATTATAGACATGGAAGGATTGGATGAGAAAGACATTGAAGGAATAGAAGTTCCctattttgattttgagagcATACTGAGGGCCACAAATGACTTTTCAGATGCAAACAAACTTGGAAGAGGTGGTTATGGGCCAGTTTACAAG GGTAAGCTTGACGATGGTCAAGAAGTTGCAGTAAAGAGACTTTCAAGTGTTTCATCACAAGGCTTACAAGAATTCAAGAATGAAGTTGTTTTGATAGCCAAACTTCAACATCGTAACTTGGTTAGATTACGAGGCTATTGCGTGAAAGGAGAAGAAAAAATTCTACTCTATGAATATATGCTCAACAAGAGTTTGGACTTATTTATATTTG atTCGACAAAAAGCGTAATTTTGGATTGGCAAATGCGGTTTGACATAATTCTTGGAATTGCTCGTGGACTACTTTATCTTCATCAAGACTCAAGATTGAGAGTTATTCATCGAGATTTGAAAACCAGCAACATTCTTTTAGATGGGGAGATGCAACCAAAAATTTCAGATTTTGGATTGGCAAGAATATTTGGAGGCAAGGAAATAGAGGCAAACACAGAGAGGGTTGTTGGGACATA TGGATACATGTCTCCTGAGTATGCACTCGATGGAAATTTCTCAACAAAATCAGATATTTTTAGTTTTGGAGTTGTCTTGCTCGAGATCATCAGTGGAAAAAAGAACACGGGATTTTATCGGTCTAAAGAAATTTCAAGCCTTTTGGGTTAT GCCTGGAGTCTATGGAAAGAGGACAAATTGCAAGAATTAATGGACTTATCTCTATATGATACTTATAATGAAAATCAGTTTATTAAGTGTTCACAAATTGGACTCTTATGTGTACAAGATGAGCCGGATGATCGACCAAACATGTCAAATGTGTTGACAATGCTAGACAATGATACTATAACCCTCCCAACCCCTAAACAACCAACCTTTTTTATGCGTAAAGATTTATCAAGCACAGCTTCTTCAAGTATGCAGTGTGACAGTATCATTCAAGAAGGTCGATAG
- the LOC101499959 gene encoding G-type lectin S-receptor-like serine/threonine-protein kinase At4g03230 isoform X2, translated as MRTVFLFFNLLASWVLVFSSPLNLARDTLNYGQKLVGNETIVSAGKIFELGFFSPNIAEGSKRYLGIWYHMQDVSEKQIVVWVANRDTPVDVDSIGVFQIADDGNLVVVNTSGNNKPYWSSTSNSNSSPKNRTVKLMDSGNLVLQDDDEHNRTKLWESFENPTDTFLPGMNMYNNLKLSSWRNENDPGSGNFSFEMENDNNRFIILNRTQIYWESEEYKALNFKSKFDSTYDVSAEVFNLLSNFSSLILSKPFPTKHYDNTRLFLNSKGVILWVDNLKQGELSVMWRQPKTNCSIYNICGNFTSCNDNDRMCNCLPGFYNDDMGDKVGCKRRNSASCNGTDDMTFLNLTMVKVGSPNKKFALNETDCKSLCLQMCPRCQAYSYAPPPQQRGLNLSPCWIWTHNLTTLKEDYINWDNRTLYVRVHKSDIAPTPRSCEPCGTKIVPYPLSTGSNCGDITYFNFRCITSTGQLTFFNTTTANNTVSYKVIRVTPSTRKFTIQNEDNSFNPYCESKLHQNLIVSSPFRLTNDNPCSEQVDISWEPPSKEPKCANPVDCIGWKYSTCSKGNKCVCNQNYYWSGENLTCNEKKESIQRNMRGRFYDSERHVKDIIDMEGLDEKDIEGIEVPYFDFESILRATNDFSDANKLGRGGYGPVYKGKLDDGQEVAVKRLSSVSSQGLQEFKNEVVLIAKLQHRNLVRLRGYCVKGEEKILLYEYMLNKSLDLFIFDSTKSVILDWQMRFDIILGIARGLLYLHQDSRLRVIHRDLKTSNILLDGEMQPKISDFGLARIFGGKEIEANTERVVGTYGYMSPEYALDGNFSTKSDIFSFGVVLLEIISGKKNTGFYRSKEISSLLGYAWSLWKEDKLQELMDLSLYDTYNENQFIKCSQIGLLCVQDEPDDRPNMSNVLTMLDNDTITLPTPKQPTFFMRKDLSSTASSSMQCDSIIQEGR; from the exons ATGAGaactgtttttcttttcttcaaccTATTAGCTTCTTGGGTATTAGTATTCTCTTCTCCTTTGAATTTAGCAAGAGATACTTTGAACTATGGCCAGAAGTTAGTAGGCAATGAAACAATTGTTTCAGCTGGAAAAATATTTGAACTAGGCTTCTTTTCTCCAAACATCGCAGAAGGTTCAAAAAGATACTTAGGTATATGGTATCACATGCAAGATGTGTCAGAAAAACAAATAGTGGTTTGGGTTGCAAACAGAGACACTCCTGTAGATGTTGATTCCATTGGAGTTTTCCAAATAGCTGATGATGGGAATCTTGTAGTTGTTAACACATCTGGTAATAATAAACCCTACTGGTCATCCACTTCAAATTCTAATTCTTCACCAAAAAACAGGACTGTGAAACTCATGGATTCTGGTAACCTTGTGTTACAAGATGATGATGAACACAACAGAACGAAACTGTGGGAGAGCTTTGAAAATCCAACTGACACATTTCTTCCAGGCATGAATATGTATAATAATTTGAAGTTGAGCAGTTGGAGAAATGAAAACGATCCAGGAAGTGGAAATTTCAGTTTTGAGATGGAAAATGACAATAACCGTTTTATCATCCTAAACAGAACCCAAATTTATTGGGAGAGCGAAGAGTACAAGGCGTTGAATTTCAAATCAAAGTTTGATTCTACTTATGACGTCAGCGCAGaggtttttaatttgttaagcAACTTTAGTTCTCTTATACTGAGTAAACCATTTCCTACAAAACACTACGACAATACAAGATTGTTCCTCAATTCTAAAGGTGTGATACTGTGGGTGGACAATTTGAAACAAGGTGAGTTATCGGTTATGTGGAGGCAACCAAAAACCAATTGttcaatttataatatttgtgGAAACTTTACAAGTTGTAACGACAATGATAGGATGTGTAATTGTTTACCTGGATTCTACAATGATGACATGGGAGACAAGGTAGGTTGTAAGAGGAGAAACTCAGCATCGTGCAATGGAACGGATGACATGACATTCTTGAACTTGACTATGGTTAAAGTAGGAAGCCCAAACAAAAAATTCGCACTAAATGAAACTGATTGCAAGTCTTTATGCCTTCAGATGTGTCCACGGTGCCAGGCTTATTCATATGCTCCTCCTCCTCAGCAACGTGGTCTTAATCTTTCACCATGTTGGATCTGGACACATAATTTAACTACTCTTAAAGAAGACTATATTAATTGGGATAATCGTACACTTTATGTTCGAGTTCACAAATCAGACATAG CACCAACTCCAAGAAGTTGTGAGCCTTGCGGTACAAAGATAGTCCCATATCCGTTAAGTACTGGATCAAACTGTGGAGACATCACATACTTCAATTTCAGATGCATCACCTCAACTGGACAACTTACCTTCTTCAACACCACTACCGCCAACAACACCGTTAGTTACAAAGTTATTCGCGTAACGCCAAGTACAAGAAAATTTACCATTCAAAATGAGGATAATTCTTTTAATCCATATTGTGAATCTAAACTCCATCAAAATCTTATAGTTTCTTCACCGTTTCGCTTGACTAATGACAATCCTTGCTCCGAACAAGTAGATATTAGTTGGGAACCACCTTCTAAAGAACCCAAATGTGCTAATCCCGTTGACTGCATTGGTTGGAAATACTCTACTTGTAGCAAAGGAAACAAGTGTGTTTGCAATCAAAACTATTACTGGAGTGGCGAGAATTTAACTTGTAACGAAA AAAAGGAAAGCATACAAAGAAATATGAGAGGGAGATTTTATGACAGTGAAAGACATGTGAAGGACATTATAGACATGGAAGGATTGGATGAGAAAGACATTGAAGGAATAGAAGTTCCctattttgattttgagagcATACTGAGGGCCACAAATGACTTTTCAGATGCAAACAAACTTGGAAGAGGTGGTTATGGGCCAGTTTACAAG GGTAAGCTTGACGATGGTCAAGAAGTTGCAGTAAAGAGACTTTCAAGTGTTTCATCACAAGGCTTACAAGAATTCAAGAATGAAGTTGTTTTGATAGCCAAACTTCAACATCGTAACTTGGTTAGATTACGAGGCTATTGCGTGAAAGGAGAAGAAAAAATTCTACTCTATGAATATATGCTCAACAAGAGTTTGGACTTATTTATATTTG atTCGACAAAAAGCGTAATTTTGGATTGGCAAATGCGGTTTGACATAATTCTTGGAATTGCTCGTGGACTACTTTATCTTCATCAAGACTCAAGATTGAGAGTTATTCATCGAGATTTGAAAACCAGCAACATTCTTTTAGATGGGGAGATGCAACCAAAAATTTCAGATTTTGGATTGGCAAGAATATTTGGAGGCAAGGAAATAGAGGCAAACACAGAGAGGGTTGTTGGGACATA TGGATACATGTCTCCTGAGTATGCACTCGATGGAAATTTCTCAACAAAATCAGATATTTTTAGTTTTGGAGTTGTCTTGCTCGAGATCATCAGTGGAAAAAAGAACACGGGATTTTATCGGTCTAAAGAAATTTCAAGCCTTTTGGGTTAT GCCTGGAGTCTATGGAAAGAGGACAAATTGCAAGAATTAATGGACTTATCTCTATATGATACTTATAATGAAAATCAGTTTATTAAGTGTTCACAAATTGGACTCTTATGTGTACAAGATGAGCCGGATGATCGACCAAACATGTCAAATGTGTTGACAATGCTAGACAATGATACTATAACCCTCCCAACCCCTAAACAACCAACCTTTTTTATGCGTAAAGATTTATCAAGCACAGCTTCTTCAAGTATGCAGTGTGACAGTATCATTCAAGAAGGTCGATAG
- the LOC101499959 gene encoding G-type lectin S-receptor-like serine/threonine-protein kinase At4g03230 isoform X1, with the protein MRTVFLFFNLLASWVLVFSSPLNLARDTLNYGQKLVGNETIVSAGKIFELGFFSPNIAEGSKRYLGIWYHMQDVSEKQIVVWVANRDTPVDVDSIGVFQIADDGNLVVVNTSGNNKPYWSSTSNSNSSPKNRTVKLMDSGNLVLQDDDEHNRTKLWESFENPTDTFLPGMNMYNNLKLSSWRNENDPGSGNFSFEMENDNNRFIILNRTQIYWESEEYKALNFKSKFDSTYDVSAEVFNLLSNFSSLILSKPFPTKHYDNTRLFLNSKGVILWVDNLKQGELSVMWRQPKTNCSIYNICGNFTSCNDNDRMCNCLPGFYNDDMGDKVGCKRRNSASCNGTDDMTFLNLTMVKVGSPNKKFALNETDCKSLCLQMCPRCQAYSYAPPPQQRGLNLSPCWIWTHNLTTLKEDYINWDNRTLYVRVHKSDIAPTPRSCEPCGTKIVPYPLSTGSNCGDITYFNFRCITSTGQLTFFNTTTANNTVSYKVIRVTPSTRKFTIQNEDNSFNPYCESKLHQNLIVSSPFRLTNDNPCSEQVDISWEPPSKEPKCANPVDCIGWKYSTCSKGNKCVCNQNYYWSGENLTCNENLRFSPNTPKKTIKGNSKSRFTLILCLTLIGVVTLICIIIFSYACRRRIAHMVRQEKESIQRNMRGRFYDSERHVKDIIDMEGLDEKDIEGIEVPYFDFESILRATNDFSDANKLGRGGYGPVYKGKLDDGQEVAVKRLSSVSSQGLQEFKNEVVLIAKLQHRNLVRLRGYCVKGEEKILLYEYMLNKSLDLFIFDSTKSVILDWQMRFDIILGIARGLLYLHQDSRLRVIHRDLKTSNILLDGEMQPKISDFGLARIFGGKEIEANTERVVGTYGYMSPEYALDGNFSTKSDIFSFGVVLLEIISGKKNTGFYRSKEISSLLGYAWSLWKEDKLQELMDLSLYDTYNENQFIKCSQIGLLCVQDEPDDRPNMSNVLTMLDNDTITLPTPKQPTFFMRKDLSSTASSSMQCDSIIQEGR; encoded by the exons ATGAGaactgtttttcttttcttcaaccTATTAGCTTCTTGGGTATTAGTATTCTCTTCTCCTTTGAATTTAGCAAGAGATACTTTGAACTATGGCCAGAAGTTAGTAGGCAATGAAACAATTGTTTCAGCTGGAAAAATATTTGAACTAGGCTTCTTTTCTCCAAACATCGCAGAAGGTTCAAAAAGATACTTAGGTATATGGTATCACATGCAAGATGTGTCAGAAAAACAAATAGTGGTTTGGGTTGCAAACAGAGACACTCCTGTAGATGTTGATTCCATTGGAGTTTTCCAAATAGCTGATGATGGGAATCTTGTAGTTGTTAACACATCTGGTAATAATAAACCCTACTGGTCATCCACTTCAAATTCTAATTCTTCACCAAAAAACAGGACTGTGAAACTCATGGATTCTGGTAACCTTGTGTTACAAGATGATGATGAACACAACAGAACGAAACTGTGGGAGAGCTTTGAAAATCCAACTGACACATTTCTTCCAGGCATGAATATGTATAATAATTTGAAGTTGAGCAGTTGGAGAAATGAAAACGATCCAGGAAGTGGAAATTTCAGTTTTGAGATGGAAAATGACAATAACCGTTTTATCATCCTAAACAGAACCCAAATTTATTGGGAGAGCGAAGAGTACAAGGCGTTGAATTTCAAATCAAAGTTTGATTCTACTTATGACGTCAGCGCAGaggtttttaatttgttaagcAACTTTAGTTCTCTTATACTGAGTAAACCATTTCCTACAAAACACTACGACAATACAAGATTGTTCCTCAATTCTAAAGGTGTGATACTGTGGGTGGACAATTTGAAACAAGGTGAGTTATCGGTTATGTGGAGGCAACCAAAAACCAATTGttcaatttataatatttgtgGAAACTTTACAAGTTGTAACGACAATGATAGGATGTGTAATTGTTTACCTGGATTCTACAATGATGACATGGGAGACAAGGTAGGTTGTAAGAGGAGAAACTCAGCATCGTGCAATGGAACGGATGACATGACATTCTTGAACTTGACTATGGTTAAAGTAGGAAGCCCAAACAAAAAATTCGCACTAAATGAAACTGATTGCAAGTCTTTATGCCTTCAGATGTGTCCACGGTGCCAGGCTTATTCATATGCTCCTCCTCCTCAGCAACGTGGTCTTAATCTTTCACCATGTTGGATCTGGACACATAATTTAACTACTCTTAAAGAAGACTATATTAATTGGGATAATCGTACACTTTATGTTCGAGTTCACAAATCAGACATAG CACCAACTCCAAGAAGTTGTGAGCCTTGCGGTACAAAGATAGTCCCATATCCGTTAAGTACTGGATCAAACTGTGGAGACATCACATACTTCAATTTCAGATGCATCACCTCAACTGGACAACTTACCTTCTTCAACACCACTACCGCCAACAACACCGTTAGTTACAAAGTTATTCGCGTAACGCCAAGTACAAGAAAATTTACCATTCAAAATGAGGATAATTCTTTTAATCCATATTGTGAATCTAAACTCCATCAAAATCTTATAGTTTCTTCACCGTTTCGCTTGACTAATGACAATCCTTGCTCCGAACAAGTAGATATTAGTTGGGAACCACCTTCTAAAGAACCCAAATGTGCTAATCCCGTTGACTGCATTGGTTGGAAATACTCTACTTGTAGCAAAGGAAACAAGTGTGTTTGCAATCAAAACTATTACTGGAGTGGCGAGAATTTAACTTGTAACGAAA ACCTTAGATTCTCTCCTAATACTCCAAAAAAGACAATAAAAGGGAACTCCAAAAGTCGATTCACTTTGATTCTTTGCTTAACTCTTATTGGCGTGGTAACTTTGATCTGCatcattatttttagttatgCATGTAGACGGAGAATAGCTCATATGGTTAGGCAAG AAAAGGAAAGCATACAAAGAAATATGAGAGGGAGATTTTATGACAGTGAAAGACATGTGAAGGACATTATAGACATGGAAGGATTGGATGAGAAAGACATTGAAGGAATAGAAGTTCCctattttgattttgagagcATACTGAGGGCCACAAATGACTTTTCAGATGCAAACAAACTTGGAAGAGGTGGTTATGGGCCAGTTTACAAG GGTAAGCTTGACGATGGTCAAGAAGTTGCAGTAAAGAGACTTTCAAGTGTTTCATCACAAGGCTTACAAGAATTCAAGAATGAAGTTGTTTTGATAGCCAAACTTCAACATCGTAACTTGGTTAGATTACGAGGCTATTGCGTGAAAGGAGAAGAAAAAATTCTACTCTATGAATATATGCTCAACAAGAGTTTGGACTTATTTATATTTG atTCGACAAAAAGCGTAATTTTGGATTGGCAAATGCGGTTTGACATAATTCTTGGAATTGCTCGTGGACTACTTTATCTTCATCAAGACTCAAGATTGAGAGTTATTCATCGAGATTTGAAAACCAGCAACATTCTTTTAGATGGGGAGATGCAACCAAAAATTTCAGATTTTGGATTGGCAAGAATATTTGGAGGCAAGGAAATAGAGGCAAACACAGAGAGGGTTGTTGGGACATA TGGATACATGTCTCCTGAGTATGCACTCGATGGAAATTTCTCAACAAAATCAGATATTTTTAGTTTTGGAGTTGTCTTGCTCGAGATCATCAGTGGAAAAAAGAACACGGGATTTTATCGGTCTAAAGAAATTTCAAGCCTTTTGGGTTAT GCCTGGAGTCTATGGAAAGAGGACAAATTGCAAGAATTAATGGACTTATCTCTATATGATACTTATAATGAAAATCAGTTTATTAAGTGTTCACAAATTGGACTCTTATGTGTACAAGATGAGCCGGATGATCGACCAAACATGTCAAATGTGTTGACAATGCTAGACAATGATACTATAACCCTCCCAACCCCTAAACAACCAACCTTTTTTATGCGTAAAGATTTATCAAGCACAGCTTCTTCAAGTATGCAGTGTGACAGTATCATTCAAGAAGGTCGATAG